A stretch of Telopea speciosissima isolate NSW1024214 ecotype Mountain lineage chromosome 11, Tspe_v1, whole genome shotgun sequence DNA encodes these proteins:
- the LOC122646733 gene encoding magnesium transporter MRS2-1-like: MADIKERLLPPRPASFTILTGRPSLSVNTKESSSRPSVSGRTLLQGLDYLGLKKRGQGLRSWIRIDTSGSSQIIEVDKFTIMRRCDLPARDLRLLDPLFVYPSTILGREKAIVVNLEQIRCIITANEVLLLNSLDSSVLRYVTELQRRLKTPAVGEVWQSDGFDLNRSNSGSRNCDKVFGNMSPDNLPFEFRALEVALEAACTFLDAQAAELEIEAYPLLDELTSKISTNILESVRRLKSRLVALTRRVQKVRDEIEQLMDDDGDMAEMYLTEKNRRMESSSYSDQSLMGHSSRGGALSVSAPVSPVSSPPDGRKLERSLSSTRSRHESMRSSDSTTGNIEELEMLLEAYFVVIDNTLNKLTSLKEYIDDTEDFINIQLDNVRNQLIQFDLLLTTATFVVAICGVVAGVFGMNTPIPLYEDDESYKWVLSLTGISAFTIFCSLLLFFKSRRLLP; encoded by the exons aTGGCGGACATCAAAGAACGCCTTCTTCCGCCGAGGCCCGCTTCGTTTACAATTCTCACCGGAAGACCTTCTTTGTCtgtaaatacaaaagaatcgtCTTCTCGGCCCTCAGTCTCTGGTCGTACGCTTTTGCAGGGATTGGATTACTTGGGCTTGAAGAAGCGTGGACAAGGTCTCAGGTCATGGATTCGTATCGACACTTCTGGGAGTTCTCAGATAATCGAGGTCGACAAGTTCACTATAATGCGCCGCTGTGATCTCCCTGCGCGTGACCTTCGATTGCTCGACCCACTCTTCGTATACCCATCTACGATTCTCGGAAGAGAGAAGGCGATAGTTGTGAATCTCGAGCAGATTCGATGTATAATTACGGCCAATGAAGTATTACTCTTGAATTCGCTAGATAGTTCTGTGTTGCGGTATGTTACGGAGCTTCAGCGGCGTTTAAAGACGCCTGCGGTGGGAGAGGTTTGGCAATCTGATGGGTTTGATTTGAATCGTAGTAATAGTGGAAGTAGGAATTGCGATAAGGTGTTTGGGAATATGTCGCCGGATAACCTGCCCTTCGAATTTAGGGCACTTGAAGTTGCTCTGGAAGCTGCTTGTACCTTTCTTGATGCTCAG GCTGCAGAGTTAGAAATAGAAGCATATCCTTTGTTAGATGAACTGACTTCAAAGATCAGTACAAATATATTGGAAAGTGTACGTCGCCTGAAGAGTAGACTTGTTGCTTTAACGCGGAGAGTTCAGAAG GTTAGGGATGAGATAGAGCAGTTAATGGATGATGATGGGGATATGGCTGAAATGTATTTAACTGAGAAGAACAGGAGAATGGAGTCATCATCCTATAGTGATCAGTCCTTGATGGGACACAGCTCAAGGGGGGGTGCACTTTCAGTTTCTGCTCCAGTTTCTCCTGTCTCTTCACCTCCTGATGGCAGGAAGCTTGAGAGGAGCTTGAGCAGCACAAGAAGCAGGCATGAGAGCATGAGGAGTTCAGACAGCACCACTGGAAACATAGAAGAGCTGGAGATGTTGTTAGAGGCATACTTTGTGGTCATTGATAATACCCTCAACAAGCTGACATCT CTGAAGGAGTACATAGATGATACAGAGGACTTCATCAACATTCAGTTG GATAACGTCCGGAACCAGCTGATCCAATTTGATTTGTTGCTTACAACTGCAACATTTGTGGTTGCAATCTGTGGTGTGGTAGCAGGGGTCTTTGGTATGAACACTCCGATTCCATTGTATGAAGATGATGAATCATACAAGTGGGTTCTTTCACTCACTGGAATAAGTGCGTTTACTATATTCTGCTCATTGTTATTGTTCTTCAAGTCCAGAAGACTCCTTCCCTAG